In one window of Helianthus annuus cultivar XRQ/B chromosome 17, HanXRQr2.0-SUNRISE, whole genome shotgun sequence DNA:
- the LOC110925275 gene encoding uncharacterized protein LOC110925275, translating into MEDVLCTGSGLNQEMTLSRPGDTRWNSHYKTLSRLISLYPNIMEVLGWLVETGQTLPCSRQADGLLEDMKKYDFVFYIHLMEHIINITHTLSQCLQRKEQDLMNAVKLVSSTKNQLEKFRLEGFNEFLEKVNSFCDMYELEVKKLDDEYVNPRWPRRKTNITNRHYYEYDCFNAVLDLQIQEFGNRFNEVTSELLVCMSCLSPCDNFSAFDIPNILKLAEKYPYDFNEEEKRRLPVQLGNYFDFVKKDKQFANLDACSRITRRNRNR; encoded by the exons ATGGAAGACGTACTTTGTACCGGAAGTGGGTTGAACCAAGAAATGACACTTTCAAGGCCCGGGGATACACGTTGGAATTCCCATTACAAGACACTTTCCCGTTTAATTTCTTTATATCCAAACATTATGGAAGTTCTTGGATGGTTAGTAGAAACGGGTCAAACTCTTCCTTGTAGTAGACAAGCGGACGGACTTCTAGAGGATATGAAAAAATACGACTTTGTATTTTACATACACTTGATGGAGCATATTATAAACATCACACATACGTTGTCCCAATGTCTTCAAAGAAAGGAGCAAGATTTGATGAATGCGGTTAAGTTGGTTTCTTCTACCAAAAACCAACTTGAAAAGTTTAGGTTGGAAGGTTTTAATGAGTTCTTGGAGAAGGTTAACTCCTTTTGTGACATGTATGAACTTGAGGTGAAAAAATTGGATGATGAATACGTTAACCCAAGGTGGCCAAGAAGAAAGACGAACATCACAAATCGGCATTATTACGAGTATGATTGCTTCAATGCGGTTCTTGATTTGCAAATACAAGAATTTGGGAACCGTTTTAATGAGGTAACATCGGAACTACTTGTTTGTATGAGTTGTTTAAGTCCTTGTGATAATTTTAGTGCATTTGACATTCCAAATATACTAAAGTTAGCCGAGAAGTATCCATATGATTTCAATGAAGAGGAAAAACGAAGGCTTCCGGTTCAACTCGGAAACTACTTTGATTTTGTGAAAAAAGATAAACAATTCGCCAACTTGGATG CTTGTTCTCGTATTACCCGtcgcaaccgcaaccgttga